GAACAAACTTGAGAATTCCATTCTGCACAAGTCAATGCCAATATAGATTTCATCACTGTGGTGTCGGAACGGCTTATACCCTCAACAAATGGGTGCTCTCGCCATCCTTTTCTGCGTCAGGTCAGCTCATCTGCTCCCCAATCAGATCGAGACCCACGAGAAGGAAAGACATGCCCTGGAAGAGCAGAAAATAGAAGTGAATTCCCTGAGCTGACAGAAGACTGCGAGCGGCTGccgtgaggaggagaagagacagAGCCAGCTCCTTCTTGTAGATTTTGTTGGCCTTTCTCGTGGGTGATGGAGCTTTCTCGTGCTGTTCCTTCAGTCTGTTGAGCTCGCTAAGTTCACTCTCCGATGCTCCTTTATGGAACAGCGGAAGGCTTACGATTTTTGCCTCCCTCTCTGCGGCAGTCAGCAGGTCCGATTCTGACGACCTGCCTGCTTTTTTGGTGACAACCCATTCATATGAACTCCCCAGTTTGAATAATCCTGAGACCATGGCATTGAATTTGGTCACAGACATGGTGTTCTCAAAGAGAAGATAAGGCACAACGAAGGGGAAGGATCTCAGTGCTGGGAGAATGTTGAGGAAGGACATTATGACCGGCACGTAACATATAACCCAAACAGGTAGTTCAGCCTCTGGAACGAACATGGTTAGGGGAAGAATTACACAAAATAATGTGAAAGAATAGAAAGGAAGGATCAACTTCCTTAGGAGAAAAAATAACAGGATTAAGTTTGCCTTCTTCCATATCGATATCTGCATcaaagccattgttggaattcttAGAAACTTGAGTTCCAGTTTCATAATTTATGTTCATTCCTAGGGATCAAATGTACCTTTGAGGTTATAATAGCTGGAAGGCACAGCCGAAATAAATGCATTGGGCCAGAATGCCATCGGTGCTGCTGTTTCCGATAAGCCTCATAGGATTCGGGTACTTCACAAAGGACCTGGCCAGCACATGGATGTCAGCCAAATAATTCAGAATGGAAATCGAGCAAGAGAGTTGAAGCTTGATGTGGTAAGTACCTTCACATCATTTAAGAAGATGAACTTCCAACCATGGAGGTGGGCACGAACAGCTATGTCCATATCCTCCACGGTTGTTCTCTCGAGCCAACCCCCAGAATCCTCCAACGCCTTGATTCTCCACACGCCCGCTGTCCCATTGAAGCCAAAAAAGTTCCAAAAAACACCATTTACCTGTTGCTCCACTTCAAAGTGAAAGCAAAGGTTGATGTTTTGGAGACGAGTTAATAGGTTCTCATTCTTGTTCACGAAACTCCATCGTGCCTGAACTAATCCGAGCTCAGGGTTGCCCTATATTGATATAGAAATGGCAAATTAGTGCCTAAAAACACACGGACGAACAGCTGGAACTTGCAAACGGTACTTGACAAGCTAAATGTGGCTTTACCTTGAAATGTGGAATGGTTAGCTTAAGGAAATCAGGATTTGGTTGGAAGTCAGCATCAAATATTGCAACAAACTCATAGTCCCTAACATATTCACAGCTCATTGCAGACTTGAGATTTCCAGCTTTGTAACCAGTCCTGACCAACCGATGCCGATACACAATATTTACACCTCTCTGACTCCATTTGGAAACCTCTGTGCTGATCAATAGCTGGATGGTCTCATCATCAGAATCATCAAGCACTTGGATCAGCAAACGATCTTTAGGCCAATCGATTTGACAAGCAGCAGAAATTGATTGCTCATACACCTGAGGCAAACTGATATTCAGCAATCTTTTCTGAAGAAGAAATTCTCTGGTCATCTTAAATGATAAATCAACTCAAGTAGTTGATTGATCATTATATCCATTTTTCTTGTTAAACAAAAGCAGTTTACGAACTACAATTCCAAAAATTCTTCTGATAGATTGATCATTATATCCATTTTTCTTGTTAAAAAAAAGCAGTTTACTAATTACAATTCCAAAAATTCTTCTGATAGAATTATGTGCAGCAAAAAAATCTATCCATTAGATCACATAAGTAGGAGGGAGAAGAACTACAATTCAAAAAGGAGCGTCTTACCTCTCTCTCATTGCACATGGGGATCTGGACTAGTACCATAGGGTACATATACTCTGATCCATCATCTGAATTGAATGGGTCACTCTCTACCCTTGGCTTAATCTTCTTGAACTTGATCCAGAAGCAACCAAGGCACAAGATCAACCTATCTGCAGACTGTATAACAAACAGAATTATGCACATATATGACAACAGCTGAATTGGATAGGCAATGTAGTCAGCTCGGAACGAAAGCCAAGAGAGGTAGGCCGAGTGCATCCACCCGTGGATCTCGGTCGCCTCCGGTATGTGCAAGCTCTCCGGTAGGCGCAAATCGGGCTTCTGGAAGTGCCATCCATTCAGGTACGCGACCAGCTCAAATGCTAGAGCAACCAAGGAGAACAACAAGAACCCTCTAATGAACCTTAGCATCAAATGGCCTTTGTCAGGCTCGTCACTCTGGGTGGCAGCTGCTCTCCGGAAGACCAACCGCCTCTTGACGACTCTAGGAAGCGCCCAGAGCACGGCCGCCACCGAGGCAATGCAACCGACGGCATAGTGGGCTTTCAGGAGCAAGACCCAGGTGAACTGCTTGGCGTTCTTGTCCCGGCCCTTGTCCATAGACGGGAATGCTTCGGTGTCAGGGCCATCGATCTCAAGAACCGAATAGTTGGGGTTCTCCATTGTCACCACCACCGGGGTGCCCTTCCGCTTATCCTTCGCCCACCAGCCAGAAAAATCCAATCTTGGGGCCATTGCTTGCTCCCAAGAAATCCCTCCTCACCTTACGATGCGGAGAACCCTCAACAAGTCAGGCAATCTAGCAAATTATCCTTTCAAGCTCTGGCAACAAAATTGGATTTTGATGCCGGAGATCCATAATCTAGCTCACACTCAAGCATTATAAACCTAATGCAGCAAGTGAGAGAAGTAGAGATGGAACGCTGAGAAGCTAGGACCAGGGTTTCTTTCCTCCCTCGCTCTCTAATCTTCCACAAGGCAGAACTGTGGGGGAAGGCATCTGCAGTTGTAAAGCCTCAGAGCATGTGGACATTATTCAATGTCTTAAAACAACTCAAACTCCTACCCTCATTTCAACTCTGCCTGCTCTTACCATGGGTGGAATGTGATTCCCTTTGTCCCTTTCACCCCTTCTGTTTCCTAAGTAAATATAATCTCAGTTAGATGCTGCAAAATCTAGAACAAACAAACATGACTCCGGCGGCCTCAGGAAATGGCAAGTTCAGGTTAAATgcaaccaaagaaaaaggaagCTCAAATTTGACACctacatgcaaaaagaaaaaggaacccAGTAAATTAGGCAAACTGCCGCTTCTAGATTGATTGAGCTGCAGAAGATAAGAGGTTTACCAAAGATGAAAAACTGCAATAGAACTTTCTCATCAAGCAAGATCCACCGGACAGTCAAAAGCGGCAACGCAATCCGATGAGATGGCTTTTGGGAAGCAAAGGATCAAACTTGGCCACTTTATCTTTTGCTTTCCTTTTTGGCTTCTGCTAACTTTACCTTGTTTTCTTGCTTCTCTCACCTCTCACCAACCCAAAGAGACCATATTAAATCCTGCAAGGAAAGAACAAACATTTCCACATGGACATGCTCGCAGGACAGCATGATGGGTGTGCAAATCTTAAATAGTCTGCTCTGTATCTTCTGCTTCTTTAGGATAGATTGTTGCAGGTCAATATTAAGTTAGTGACTACTTGTTTGGACATTGGATTAGGTAACTAAACAGGTTTCTTCTAATATGGTAGGAGGCAGGTCTTAATCATGGTTAATTATTAATGGAAAGAACACAATCCAACTCCATCTTCCACGAACAACACTACCccatgaaaggacaatacaataaACATACACACAAGATATGCATTTGTTTGGTCACAATCAACAACTCATGTCTTCCTGGGATTGGCATGTTAAGAGGAGAAAGGTTCTCTTCCCACAAGAATAAGCAACAGTGAAAGAGAAAGAATAATGATCATAATCTTACCAGCCTTGACTCACCGATTAGGATTTAATTATCTTCGAGAGCAGAGCCTTAATTAGCCAACTGATCACTAATGATAGAGTGTAATTGTTGTAGACAAGTGCCCTTAATTAACTAATGATGGCATCTTGAGCAAGAAATGGGAACAATGGGCTTCACTGATGCTGGTCCAAGTCGGATTGATTACAGTGTGtcaccaaatcactaaaaataagcTATCTGCATGACTTCTCTTTTCTTCGAGGCACCTTTCTCATTTGATGTTTCAGCTAATCAAGTCGTTCTTTGTGTTTGTACTGCTCATCTCAACCACTGTTAGCAACAAATGAAGAACATGATATTTTTGACCTGCCAAAGTACATCATTCCAAAAACCACACCAAACCTAACCCAATGGAGGTTGCCATTTGTCATGTAATCAAGTGATTAGAGCTTCATCAACTAGCCCCATAAACATGACACCTCAACCACAGGCTGAGCAAATGGCACAATCACTCTCTCAGTCAATGAAATTTTGTATGCACCTGCAACAATGTGTCTTGATTTAGGACTGGCTTATGGATTTCTAGAACATAATTCACATGTTTCTCCATCTGGTCATCATCATTTTGCCAACCTCCTGGTCTTTTTATTTATACAAATTACAGTAATCAAATTACATAGTTTGGTGATCATAATGTTTTCGAATTACTATCTCAGAATCGGATGAAAAAGGGTTGTGATAGCTTTATAAAACAATGCTGTGAATGATGTCTGGCCTGTGGCTATTTGACCTGCGAGGAAACCGAACCACAATCCCTGTCATTCCACCTTGAGAAGGACAGCTAAATGATAGTATtaatttctctctttttctttgccTGACATGAAGAAACAATGTCATTTATTGTTATGACAAGACTGGCCACAACTCCTTTTTCTTGATGTGTTTGTTCATTGGACCAGGTCAGCATGTTCTTGGCAACACCAAGACACACCACCCACCCAACACTCAAGAATGTAGCTTATATGGACATGATTATGTGAGACTAGCAATTGGAAATGTTTTACATGTTTGAGGTTGATAATTGCACTCTTGCTTAAGGGTATTGATGAGATttcatttttaagaaaattctTATGTTGATGGAGGTCTACTACTGGTATGTTTTCTATATTTCTATATTTTCTACCAACTGAGAATATGTCGGGACAATATTAAGTCAATTCCTCCCTCGTAACACTCATGATTAATCCTATATTGAAAATGGGTAAAATTTGAATGAAGataattgtaacacccctgattaattCCACGTAAAGtggataagattaagattaaaTTTGATGAGTctactattattaattttaacttaaatattttgatcagtagtttagatcaaacgaagttgatagaccaATTAACCCATCAGACCTAAATCATgatattttttgtattaaagcCTGATGAGTTAATTGACCAATAATTCTATCTTAACGTGGGACTAATCAAGAGTGTTACATCTTCGATCTATCTTTTGTTGACCAATAGAGATCACCGACGCTTCGGCCTAACGGGGCCGAAACGTCGGACAACGTCGGCCGTCATCAGTGTCCACCGCCCTTGTATCCAAGCAACCGTTGGATTCCATCCCCGCCGGCCCCGCCAACGTTGGTGTGGGCGAGTCGCGTCACCCACATCCCCAAACGCGAAGGAGTAAGACGTCAGCCGCTAACAACGTCGGTTTCCATAGTTCCCCCGGTAATTACACGCCCACCCTCTCCTTCGCGGTCATGCGACGGCATCATCCCTTTCGAGAAGTAAGACAGCAGTCTCCATCCATTTGGTTGGGATGTCAGGACTTCGTCTTGTATGATTTCATCCTAATTTATCTCGGTCATATTTATAAGATCATTCAAATGACTGGGTATCGGAGCAAAGACGTGACCGCTAGCAGAAAGCCTTCTGCATCAGCTGTGCCATCAACCTCAAAGCCCTCTTTGTCGAGCAAACACAAACGCAAAGTGAAAGCCCCTTCACATGAATCTTGCAGGTAGAGCGCACCTTTCTCGAGCAGGGTACGCCGGTGAGATCTACTTTTGTAGTTCCTCGCATTCTTTTCTCCGGAGTTTAGAGTACCGACAAACCACCCTCACGAGAAAGAAAACCCAGCACAGTTGACTTGAAGTTGATTATTAGAGTCAACACTGTGGCAGGAATGAGTGCGTTCCCACCAAACTCCACTGTGACTTAGAATAGACCTTCCATTTTCCAATCTTGGCCTCCTCTTCGATCGATCTCCACATGCACCGGGGCTGCAGAAACCAGTGCTTGCAGATGCCATCTTTTGTTAGGTTGTACCTCAGTTTTGTCAAACGATGAAGCAAGCATCACGTTGTACAATCTGCATGGGAACTGATAAAGAAACCCTAAGGAGTACTCCCTGTTGTGGGGAGGAGGAGAAGTCCACGTAAACGGTGGTTGGGGATTCATCTGCATGCACGAAGGAGTACTACTGGACCTTCACGATTGCAGCAGGACAAAGCTTTGTAGGACCCACTCGGGTTCGAGCCAATGTTTGCATGCATCTTTCAAGTGCCATTCTTTCGATCCTACTAACCCCTAACCCTACGCACCTACGTGAATTTGTCAATCGTAAATCCTACTTATGTTCGATCGAGTTTGACGAAGCAGATGAATCGGTTTAGTTTCACGATGAAACTCATGTGTACTCTCGCCCAACATTGACTTGAATCAAGTGGTAAATCAGGTTATCTGTCATCAAAAATTACATGCTAACTCTCCCGAAACACCAGTTAAGCTTTCACAATCTAGCAGAGTTTCTAAATTATTAGTCATGCAAATTAAGATTCACTCTGTCACCAATCAGGACTTAATATTCTATCATTAATGTACTTAATCTTCTATAACATATAGTGATTATAGAATGAATTATGTAAATAGATAATTCTAAACTCTTAGTATTCATTCTAAACTTTTTAATCGTCGTTAATTCTTTCTCTCCTAATACGAATAGATGTTGACTTAAGCATCGAAAGAATTTTATCGGATATATCTCCATCATAAGTTTTATAAGAATCATCCAAAATTAGATAGTCAAATCTTTCTAAAACATGAGAGAATTTTGATCGCCTCATGTAGAGTTCCCCAAGTGGACATTTTTCCTAGTGGGGCTCTTGGATTAGCCTTTAGAATGGGTTTTTTGCAAgtccaaataatattaaaaaatagaaaTATGTTAGTCAATTTTGTCATGTCAATCATAATAATATGTATTTTATCGGTGCATGAATCACTAGGCTACTTGTaaaaccataaaaaaaaaaaattttaaataccaTATGCAATGCATATCATGTGTTTTATGTTAAGTTCATGATGTTACATTTTTCTAGcattatgaaaattttaataaatgTTTATGCTTATCAAAATCTTATTAcaagatttaataaaaataaatcatgcGATGCATGATGAAATAATGTTATGAATACTAGCAAAGCCTAAATTATATTAGAAATATGAGGCCTTACATATATTATTTGGATGTATGAATTTGTTTACACTTTCATtgacatatttattatttatattttaagtatGTATTTCAATTACTTAAATGCATGATTCATTAAATGAATTATATGTTATTATGAATGATAATagttttctaaaaaaaaatatatcatgatagtCTTCATAAAGACATAAATGAAATGACTATTGTCATTAAATCATCGATAAAGATAGATCTAATGTTGTTTGTTGTTCTCTCATTCGTTAATGGACTGCTCTCCCCTCTCAATCGGCCTCCATTAGGACGAAGCACGTTTGGCTGATATCTGAATCAGttttatttctttatatttcCCTTCTCTAATCACATCATCACAACAGTCGATTCCTTCTTGGCCTTAAGAGAACGTCAACGGTCGCCGAACTCAAATTGCTTGTGAATCTTGGCCTCACTCGATGAGCGTCACCGTTAGTTATGCTGCTTCCCTGATCTCTGCCATTTCCACAGCGGCATAGTGATATGGGCTACTTGGCTCCGTGGACGACATTCCTTCTTCCGGTGAAGCAAAGCTGAAGTCGGAGCGGTCGGATACGCTCACAGGGCTCTGTGAACCAACCGAGCCATGCAGCCCTGCCGCATCCCCAGGGCGTGCAATTTGATTCAGATCTTCGTCGTCCAACTCCCCGTAGTCATCCCTCTTCAAGGTAAGGCAAGGGCGAGACCCGTCGACGTCGTGGTAGTGCTTCAGCACCGCCACTATCTTCTTCCAGAGAGACGTCTTCTCGGAAGCGGCAGTTCTGAGTCCATCCCATTCGTGGTAGATGAACTTGGCCAGGCCGATCAGTAATGCGAGCCCCGAGACGGCTCCGGTGATGAGGAAGAGGCCGCCGAAGCTCCAGAAGGCGAGACTCGAGGAACTGAGGCTGTTGCTCTGCGGTGTGCAGTTGGTTCGATCCCCAAACCATTTCTTCTCGATCGCTGCCATCTTCTCCCCCTCTGTCACGTTCAGGATGGCCCTCGAAACGTCAGGTACGAGCTGCGATCCTCGAGGAAAAACCTGTAGAAGACGAGATGTGATACCCCTGAAGCTGGAGCGGAATCCGGAATCTACGATGTCACGGCAAGAAGGACTCACGAAGCCGAAGCCGTCGGTCTTGTAGATCGGACCGACCATGGTGAAGTCGGCACAGTGTTGCGAGAGGAAGAGCTTTAGGTATGGTATTTCGTCGAACACTGCGTCGACACCTCCATTAGCGCTCCCCTTGGACAGGGCTTCTGCGTACTGGTCAGGCGTGCTGTAGTTCTTGAACTTGTGATCTTGGAACCCCATTCGCTTCAGCAACCCGACGGCGTAAGATCCATCTTGGTGGCCGATGTACGCCCCGGAGCTCAGCAGCTGGTTCACGTCGGTCACCGTCGGCTGGAGCTGCTGCACGGTCAGTATGGATGTCAGGCTCGCCGTGTAGCTCGACGTCAGTATCAGAACCACGAACGTGCACATGATCACTGCGAACCTCGTCAGGTTGCTCGTCAGCTTCTCCTCTGAAAACCAAATCCAACATCGAATGGCTTAGCGAGAGTTTGTCATTGTGTACTTGGATCGTATTACAGAGGTCTCGGTGATGGTGATGTACTGTGCGTGAAGACGAGGATGGAGAAAGCGAAGTAGAAGATGGTGCCCAGTTGGTCGAGCGGTTTCCCCGCGAACTCCGGGTTCTCCTGGCGCTCGATCACCCACACCATGAGCCCAGTGAACACGAAGAAGGCCAAGCTCCCGAGCCAGAGATCGATCGGCAAAGGCTCCAAGAAGATCCACAGGTCCTTGCTCTTGGCGTCCTTCACCCGCACGACCATCGACACCCCCGAATCGGTGTACGGCATCGTGAAGTCCACGAACTGCGACCGGTTGGCGATGATCGTCGTGTCGCCGACCACTGCATCAAAGTTCTGTTCATCATCACGAGCAGTCAGATACTTGGGAGCACGGCGGCGTTGACACAGTCATCAGCACGCTTCATGCAGCACTGCACGAACCTTGAGGAAGACCTGGTAGACAAAATTGTCGTAGGATTTGGAGGAGTTCGCAAACGGGATGTAGTCGAAGGTGACGGCGTACGGAAGCGAATCGATGACGGCCTGGAAGACGTCGATGCAGAAGCCGGTGACGCTTGTCCGGTTGGTCATCGCGTCGGTTTCCACCCTCACGAACTGGTCGAATCCGTGCTTGACCGGAACGGCGATTCGAAGCCTCTTCCCATCGGTGGGTATTTCCCAGCCTTTCGGCACCTCCGTCGAGTCGCCCGGCCAGACGACGGACTTGAGGCCGGCGCTGGCGGTGGAGTTGAGATGCTCCGAGATCCCGTTCTCTGGAGTCCAGAATGCGACCGTCGTCTCGCCTTCTCCGTCAACGTTGACTATCTCGAAGGCCGATGACTGGAGTTGACCGTCCACGAGCTGGAACTCTCCGGCCAAGCCACGGAAGCGGGTGTCGAAGATGGCGTTCCGGAGAGCCAGCCCGGTCTGGCTCACGCCAAGCCGGGACAAGTCGGTCGAGTCATTGCCGGATCGTGAGTTCTTGAAGGCGGACCTCGCCGGATGCAGCTTTTCGACGGCCATCGCCACCGCCCAAGCCGTGTCGTAAGCCCACAGTTGGATGACCGAGGGATCGGCCGGCTTGACGGTGGGATTGTCCTGCCGGAATCTCCACCTGAACCGGGCTGTGAAGTTGGTGACCTCCTTGGATCTGTTCACGTAGTGCCGCACGCCGATCAATCCCTGCATCGCCTCCAGGACGTCCTGCCGATCGAGCAGCTCGAGGACGCTAGTGACCCCGTCGGTGGCGATCCACACGTAGCCACGGCTCATCATTCCCAGCTTCTTGGCCCGTCGGAAGAGGCGGAGGGCGAGGTAGGGCAGCATGTGGACGATGAACACCCGCGCCTCCGCGGCCTTGAGCTCGCGCAGCACCCCGTCGAGCTGGGCGTCGGTGGCCTCGGAGGGGATGACGCCGCGGTAGGGGACGCGGGCGTCGACGGACTGGAGCGCGTCGGTGAGGAAGGGGACAATGCCGGTGCCATACTCGGTGTCGGCGTAGACGAGGACCGCCTCGCGCCAGCCGAAGTGTTGCACGACGCTGGCGATGGCGGCAACCTGGGAGGAGTCGTTGGTGGTGGTGCGGACGAAGTAGGGAGTGTGGGCGGGGCAGAGGGCGGGGTTGGTGGCGGAGAAGGAGAGGACGGGGACGTGAGTCCGGTCACCGAGTTGGATGAGGAAGGCGGCCTCGGTGGATGTCATGGGGCCGATGATGGCCTTGACTCGGACGTTCTTGAGCAGGTCAACCGCTGCATCCAAGCATGAGCAGCAGAAGGGTGAGCAACTAAACAGGAGTGAAGCAGTTGGTTAGTTGATGCGACGGTCACAAAAGTTGACCGGTTCAAATCCGTCACATTGGTCAAGCCAGCAGAAGTTTTGACTTTCAAAGAGGAGAACCGATTGGTTCGCTCCTCCGACTTGGCATCGGCCCTTCCACACAGGTGTGTGTGTCTCTTTCTTCCACCGACCGCGGAAGTTCTCATAGTAcccaattttttttttgctttccctCAATAGATATTATTGTGTAGGATGAAGATTGATATAACAATAAAAACTTGAATAGTCCACATTTAATAGTCAAAATTTGAgcgttaattttgattaaaatccaCATGCATAATTCTCAGTATTTTTTCCAGCCCACACATTTAAGGAGGAAAAAAGATGCACCACTACGTAATGACTGACATATCGTGCAATTTAAATGCTTTTATTTGAGAATATAAATATCTCTAGCTTTGGTGGtttaataaaagagaaaaatataagtGATTTACCGACAATTACTGTCTTCTAATTAAAACAAATCAACTACGATATATTAACTCCTAACTCTCGTCAACAAAAAACAAGACTGGGAATGAATGGTAAGTCGAGTTTATAAAGATTTGGTCTCTTCCACCGTCGATCTTCTCTCCACAACCATCGAAGCGACAAATAAGAAAAGATTTCGAGCGCAGGCAATCAAGCAGACATAAGGAATCTTTTCACGTGCATTATATTTATTATGTACGCTTCGTAGCGTATGGTCCACTTAATCTTCTTTTCCGTGAGCTTATCTAAACCTACAGCGTGGCTGCGGCAACAGTAGTCCTGACGGATCCAAGTCAAGGAAGGTGAAACAAGCTTGCGAGAACGCCAAAGAAACGACCGACTACTTCTGCTC
Above is a genomic segment from Musa acuminata AAA Group cultivar baxijiao chromosome BXJ3-4, Cavendish_Baxijiao_AAA, whole genome shotgun sequence containing:
- the LOC135635142 gene encoding probable xyloglucan glycosyltransferase 2, with the protein product MAPRLDFSGWWAKDKRKGTPVVVTMENPNYSVLEIDGPDTEAFPSMDKGRDKNAKQFTWVLLLKAHYAVGCIASVAAVLWALPRVVKRRLVFRRAAATQSDEPDKGHLMLRFIRGFLLFSLVALAFELVAYLNGWHFQKPDLRLPESLHIPEATEIHGWMHSAYLSWLSFRADYIAYPIQLLSYMCIILFVIQSADRLILCLGCFWIKFKKIKPRVESDPFNSDDGSEYMYPMVLVQIPMCNEREVYEQSISAACQIDWPKDRLLIQVLDDSDDETIQLLISTEVSKWSQRGVNIVYRHRLVRTGYKAGNLKSAMSCEYVRDYEFVAIFDADFQPNPDFLKLTIPHFKGNPELGLVQARWSFVNKNENLLTRLQNINLCFHFEVEQQVNGVFWNFFGFNGTAGVWRIKALEDSGGWLERTTVEDMDIAVRAHLHGWKFIFLNDVKVLCEVPESYEAYRKQQHRWHSGPMHLFRLCLPAIITSKISIWKKANLILLFFLLRKLILPFYSFTLFCVILPLTMFVPEAELPVWVICYVPVIMSFLNILPALRSFPFVVPYLLFENTMSVTKFNAMVSGLFKLGSSYEWVVTKKAGRSSESDLLTAAEREAKIVSLPLFHKGASESELSELNRLKEQHEKAPSPTRKANKIYKKELALSLLLLTAAARSLLSAQGIHFYFLLFQGMSFLLVGLDLIGEQMS
- the LOC103980283 gene encoding glutamate receptor 2.7 encodes the protein MGSPLHSLFLAFFFAFFASHRASRSLVLAQKSPASVDVGVVLDLGTETGKRSRTSISMAIDDFYALHGDHATRVVLHVRDSDKDAVGAAAAAVDLLKNVRVKAIIGPMTSTEAAFLIQLGDRTHVPVLSFSATNPALCPAHTPYFVRTTTNDSSQVAAIASVVQHFGWREAVLVYADTEYGTGIVPFLTDALQSVDARVPYRGVIPSEATDAQLDGVLRELKAAEARVFIVHMLPYLALRLFRRAKKLGMMSRGYVWIATDGVTSVLELLDRQDVLEAMQGLIGVRHYVNRSKEVTNFTARFRWRFRQDNPTVKPADPSVIQLWAYDTAWAVAMAVEKLHPARSAFKNSRSGNDSTDLSRLGVSQTGLALRNAIFDTRFRGLAGEFQLVDGQLQSSAFEIVNVDGEGETTVAFWTPENGISEHLNSTASAGLKSVVWPGDSTEVPKGWEIPTDGKRLRIAVPVKHGFDQFVRVETDAMTNRTSVTGFCIDVFQAVIDSLPYAVTFDYIPFANSSKSYDNFVYQVFLKNFDAVVGDTTIIANRSQFVDFTMPYTDSGVSMVVRVKDAKSKDLWIFLEPLPIDLWLGSLAFFVFTGLMVWVIERQENPEFAGKPLDQLGTIFYFAFSILVFTHKEKLTSNLTRFAVIMCTFVVLILTSSYTASLTSILTVQQLQPTVTDVNQLLSSGAYIGHQDGSYAVGLLKRMGFQDHKFKNYSTPDQYAEALSKGSANGGVDAVFDEIPYLKLFLSQHCADFTMVGPIYKTDGFGFVFPRGSQLVPDVSRAILNVTEGEKMAAIEKKWFGDRTNCTPQSNSLSSSSLAFWSFGGLFLITGAVSGLALLIGLAKFIYHEWDGLRTAASEKTSLWKKIVAVLKHYHDVDGSRPCLTLKRDDYGELDDEDLNQIARPGDAAGLHGSVGSQSPVSVSDRSDFSFASPEEGMSSTEPSSPYHYAAVEMAEIREAA